A window of Cohnella herbarum contains these coding sequences:
- the ffh gene encoding signal recognition particle protein: MAFEGLSTRLQNVFGKLKGRGKVSEDDVNEAMREVRLALLEADVNFKVVKDFIAKVKERATGQEVVKSFTPAMVIIDIVNKELTELMGGTQEKLAKANKPPTVILMAGLQGAGKTTLTGKLAKLLQSQNHKPLLVAGDIYRPAAIKQLEVLGGQIGAPVFTLGDQVSPVEIAKQGVQLAKEQGNDYVLIDTAGRLQIDAELMQEIKDIHAAVNPDEVLLVVDAMTGQEAVNVAQSFHEQLALTGVVLTKLDGDTRGGAALSVKAVTGCPIKFASTGEKIDQLEAFHPDRMASRILGMGDMLSLIEKAQTNMDAEKAKEMERKMRTADFTFDDFLEQMEQVRKMGPLDQLLDMMPGMGKLKGNPNFKIDEKQIARTEAIAKSMTKAEKKKPDIINYSRRKRIAAGSGTTLADVNRLLKQFEDMKKMMKQFSGMMGPKGPKGGLKGLKNMLGGKNMKFPF; the protein is encoded by the coding sequence ATGGCATTCGAAGGATTATCGACCCGGCTGCAGAACGTATTCGGCAAGCTGAAGGGCCGCGGCAAAGTTTCGGAGGACGACGTTAACGAAGCGATGCGCGAAGTGCGCCTAGCCCTGCTTGAAGCGGACGTAAACTTTAAGGTCGTCAAGGATTTCATCGCGAAGGTGAAAGAGAGAGCCACCGGTCAAGAAGTGGTGAAAAGCTTTACGCCCGCGATGGTCATCATCGACATCGTTAACAAAGAACTAACCGAACTGATGGGCGGTACCCAGGAGAAGCTCGCGAAAGCGAACAAACCGCCTACCGTCATTCTCATGGCCGGTTTGCAAGGTGCCGGTAAGACGACGTTGACGGGCAAGCTCGCGAAGCTGTTGCAATCCCAGAATCACAAGCCGCTTCTAGTCGCGGGCGATATTTACCGCCCTGCCGCCATTAAACAGCTGGAAGTGCTCGGCGGCCAAATCGGAGCTCCGGTATTCACGCTCGGCGATCAAGTCAGTCCCGTCGAAATCGCGAAACAAGGCGTTCAGTTGGCTAAGGAGCAAGGCAACGATTACGTGCTGATCGATACGGCCGGCCGATTGCAGATCGATGCCGAGCTGATGCAAGAGATCAAGGACATTCATGCCGCGGTCAATCCCGACGAAGTATTGCTCGTCGTCGACGCGATGACCGGACAAGAAGCCGTTAACGTCGCGCAAAGCTTTCACGAGCAACTCGCTCTGACCGGGGTCGTTCTGACGAAGCTAGACGGCGATACTCGCGGTGGAGCCGCATTGTCGGTCAAAGCCGTGACGGGATGCCCGATTAAATTCGCTTCCACGGGCGAGAAGATCGATCAGCTTGAAGCGTTCCATCCGGATCGGATGGCTTCCCGAATTCTCGGCATGGGCGACATGCTCTCCCTGATCGAGAAGGCGCAGACGAACATGGACGCGGAGAAGGCTAAGGAAATGGAGCGCAAAATGCGCACCGCGGACTTTACCTTCGACGATTTCCTTGAACAGATGGAGCAGGTTCGCAAGATGGGACCTCTGGATCAGCTTCTTGATATGATGCCCGGAATGGGCAAGCTTAAAGGGAATCCGAACTTCAAAATCGACGAAAAGCAAATCGCGCGCACGGAAGCGATCGCCAAATCGATGACGAAGGCGGAGAAGAAAAAGCCCGACATCATTAATTACAGCCGTCGCAAACGGATCGCCGCCGGTAGCGGAACGACGTTGGCCGACGTCAACCGTCTTCTGAAGCAATTCGAGGACATGAAGAAAATGATGAAACAGTTTTCAGGCATGATGGGTCCCAAAGGCCCTAAAGGCGGTCTCAAAGGGCTCAAAAACATGCTCGGCGGCAAAAATATGAAGTTTCCGTTTTAA
- the ylxM gene encoding YlxM family DNA-binding protein gives MSGENALEKTNRINELYDFYGPLLTDKQQTFLKCYFHDDYTLGEIAADFQISRQAVYEHLKRAEQVLEEYDSKLGLVERHIKLQAGIELLESQIAALPREWRESLADTAAKLRNAE, from the coding sequence GTGAGCGGTGAGAACGCGCTAGAGAAGACGAACCGAATCAATGAGTTGTATGATTTCTACGGACCTTTGTTAACCGACAAACAGCAGACTTTCTTGAAATGTTACTTCCATGACGATTATACTTTAGGTGAGATCGCCGCCGATTTTCAGATTAGCAGACAAGCGGTATACGAGCATCTCAAACGAGCCGAGCAAGTGCTGGAGGAATACGATTCCAAGCTTGGGCTTGTCGAGCGGCATATTAAGCTGCAAGCAGGCATCGAGTTGCTGGAATCGCAGATTGCCGCCTTGCCGCGCGAGTGGCGCGAATCGCTCGCGGACACCGCCGCCAAGCTGCGGAACGCGGAGTGA
- a CDS encoding Rpn family recombination-promoting nuclease/putative transposase, whose translation MVDHDRLYKELLQTFFKEFVELFFPQVSQWLDFNHIVFLSEEIFTDLKGGKRGRVDLLIETKLKGENAILIVHLEPQSYYEKDFAERMFLYASRLYEKYRCKVLPIAIFSHSRKTKEPNEFFWKFPFLDVMRFHYYVLEIKHQNWRDFIHSDNPVAAALLSSMGYNKKDRYEIQLGFIRILLRLKIDPAQMELLTVVFETYFNLTPKERFKLEGEVMKRNPQEEGEMMEIISRWRKMGREEGKVEGKLEGKLEGKLEGLEEVAARLLDKGYPVELITEVTGLPAPSIQKLQEATSS comes from the coding sequence ATGGTTGATCACGATAGGCTGTATAAAGAATTGCTACAAACTTTCTTCAAGGAATTCGTGGAGTTGTTTTTCCCGCAGGTGTCGCAATGGCTCGACTTTAATCATATCGTGTTTCTTTCGGAGGAAATTTTCACGGATTTGAAGGGAGGCAAGAGGGGAAGGGTTGATCTGCTCATCGAGACGAAGTTGAAAGGAGAAAATGCGATCCTAATCGTCCATCTAGAACCTCAATCCTATTACGAAAAGGATTTTGCGGAAAGGATGTTTCTTTATGCAAGTCGGTTGTATGAGAAATACCGATGCAAGGTTCTGCCGATCGCTATATTTAGCCACAGTCGGAAAACGAAGGAGCCGAACGAGTTCTTCTGGAAGTTTCCGTTTCTAGATGTCATGAGGTTTCACTATTATGTCCTGGAGATCAAGCATCAGAATTGGCGCGATTTTATACATTCGGATAATCCTGTGGCTGCTGCTCTTTTGAGTAGTATGGGGTATAATAAGAAAGATAGATATGAAATCCAACTAGGGTTTATTCGGATACTGTTAAGATTAAAAATTGATCCAGCGCAGATGGAATTGCTGACGGTCGTTTTTGAAACCTATTTTAATCTCACTCCCAAGGAACGTTTCAAGTTGGAGGGCGAAGTTATGAAAAGAAATCCGCAAGAGGAGGGGGAAATGATGGAGATCATTTCAAGATGGAGGAAAATGGGGCGTGAGGAAGGGAAAGTAGAAGGAAAGCTTGAAGGAAAGCTTGAAGGAAAGCTCGAGGGCTTAGAAGAAGTAGCCGCGAGGCTGCTCGACAAGGGCTACCCTGTAGAACTGATCACCGAGGTGACGGGATTGCCGGCTCCGAGTATTCAAAAGCTGCAGGAAGCAACGAGTTCGTGA
- a CDS encoding pyridoxal-phosphate-dependent aminotransferase family protein, translating to MNLYSELSPSPRTIMTPGPVEVDPRVLRAMSYPILGQFDPEFTALMNDTMAMLRSVFRTENEWAFPIDGTSRSGIEAVLVSLIEPGDKVLVPIFGRFGYLLQEIAERCGAAVVVLEKSWGEVYDPEEVIAAILREKPDLVAIVHGETSTGRIQPLEAIGKACRELDVLVVVDAVATIGGVPLEVDAWCLDAVIGGTQKCLSVPSGMAPITYNDRAERKIARRKSIERGLRQSGGDSSNDARQISPIRSNYLDLSQLQDYWSPRRLNHHTEMTSMLYALREGLRIVLAEGMETRFARHRLQETALVAGLQAMGLSLYGDARCKLTVVTCVRIPPGVDGESVRSMLLELFGIEIASSFGPLKGEIWRIGTMGYSCSRKNVLHLLGALEAVLVRHGVHIQTGAGVQAAMDIYCS from the coding sequence ATGAACCTATATTCGGAACTGTCGCCATCCCCGAGAACGATTATGACTCCCGGACCGGTTGAAGTCGACCCGCGCGTGTTGCGAGCGATGTCTTATCCGATATTAGGGCAATTCGATCCTGAATTTACGGCGCTCATGAACGATACGATGGCGATGCTCCGTTCGGTTTTTCGTACCGAGAACGAATGGGCGTTCCCGATAGACGGGACGTCCCGCTCGGGCATCGAAGCGGTTCTTGTCAGTCTGATCGAGCCGGGTGACAAAGTACTCGTTCCCATCTTCGGACGGTTCGGTTACTTGCTGCAAGAAATCGCGGAGAGATGCGGGGCCGCGGTGGTCGTGCTGGAGAAATCCTGGGGAGAAGTTTACGATCCGGAGGAAGTGATCGCGGCAATTTTGCGGGAAAAGCCGGATTTGGTGGCCATCGTCCATGGCGAAACTTCCACGGGACGGATTCAGCCGCTCGAGGCGATCGGTAAAGCTTGCCGGGAGCTGGATGTCCTCGTCGTAGTCGATGCGGTCGCGACCATCGGAGGCGTTCCGCTCGAGGTCGATGCTTGGTGTCTGGACGCGGTGATCGGAGGCACTCAGAAATGCTTGTCCGTCCCGTCCGGGATGGCGCCGATTACTTACAATGATCGGGCGGAACGTAAAATCGCGCGACGGAAATCAATCGAGAGAGGGCTTAGGCAGTCCGGCGGCGATTCGAGTAACGATGCGCGACAAATATCTCCGATCCGTAGCAACTATCTCGATCTTAGCCAGCTCCAGGATTACTGGAGCCCACGTCGCTTGAACCATCATACGGAGATGACCTCCATGCTGTACGCGCTAAGGGAGGGCTTAAGAATCGTGCTTGCGGAAGGGATGGAAACGCGGTTCGCGAGACATCGTTTGCAGGAGACGGCTCTTGTGGCCGGGCTACAGGCGATGGGACTGTCCCTGTACGGAGACGCTAGATGCAAGCTTACCGTCGTGACTTGCGTCCGCATCCCGCCCGGAGTAGACGGGGAGTCGGTTCGATCGATGCTGCTGGAGCTGTTCGGCATCGAAATCGCGAGTTCCTTCGGGCCGCTTAAAGGGGAAATATGGAGAATAGGCACGATGGGCTACAGCTGCAGCCGCAAAAACGTCCTTCATCTGCTGGGGGCTCTCGAAGCCGTTCTCGTTCGCCACGGCGTACATATCCAAACCGGAGCGGGCGTTCAGGCGGCAATGGATATTTATTGTTCCTGA
- a CDS encoding Zn-dependent hydrolase yields MQVGERIRFDHNTELNELIDTLAEFSETAEGERDGVTRLLYSEPWKAAQNFLARTMREAGLSVRFDKVGNLIGRLEGSDPSSPVILTGSHIDTVRNGGKLDGAYGIIGGIAALRALKETYGTPVHPLEVVSFCEEEGSRFPIAYWGSGNMTGQFDWRGGQMVRDSEGVSLHAAMETSGFGREDQIDSVRSDLGAFVELHIEQGVILERMAKQIGIVEAIVGQRRYSVTLRGEANHAGTTPMNMRTDALAGAAELIVRLEQLATRAAALVATAGRLQAAPNIPNVIPGVVEFSLDIRHDNERTLSWFCDYLFQEYEDIANRRGLALEVTPWLATTPVPMSRPLTERIEQICGRLSLNHRRMFSGAGHDAQLFAGLCPTAMIFVPSKAGISHSPEEFTAPEQLADGVSVLTALLHELAYEEHER; encoded by the coding sequence ATGCAAGTGGGTGAAAGGATTCGTTTCGATCATAATACCGAACTTAACGAATTAATCGATACACTGGCCGAGTTTAGCGAAACTGCCGAGGGAGAAAGAGACGGCGTTACGCGCCTGCTGTATTCGGAACCGTGGAAAGCTGCGCAGAATTTTCTGGCTCGGACGATGCGCGAAGCGGGATTATCCGTTCGTTTCGATAAGGTCGGCAATCTGATCGGTAGACTCGAGGGAAGCGACCCGTCCTCTCCTGTCATTCTGACCGGTTCGCATATCGACACGGTCAGAAACGGCGGAAAGCTGGACGGCGCCTATGGAATCATCGGGGGCATCGCGGCGTTACGCGCCTTGAAGGAAACTTACGGAACGCCCGTTCATCCCTTGGAAGTCGTATCCTTCTGCGAGGAGGAAGGAAGCCGGTTTCCGATCGCTTATTGGGGGTCCGGGAATATGACCGGGCAGTTCGACTGGCGCGGAGGACAAATGGTAAGGGATTCGGAAGGAGTAAGTTTGCATGCGGCAATGGAAACTTCCGGATTCGGTAGGGAGGATCAAATCGATAGCGTTCGCTCGGATCTGGGCGCGTTCGTAGAGCTTCATATCGAGCAAGGGGTAATTTTGGAGAGAATGGCTAAGCAAATCGGGATCGTGGAAGCGATCGTTGGCCAGCGCAGATATTCGGTAACCTTGCGAGGAGAAGCCAATCACGCCGGGACTACGCCGATGAATATGAGGACCGACGCGCTGGCCGGCGCCGCGGAGTTGATCGTGCGGCTGGAGCAGCTGGCAACCAGAGCCGCGGCGCTGGTCGCCACTGCGGGAAGGCTTCAAGCGGCGCCGAATATTCCGAACGTCATACCGGGCGTAGTCGAGTTTTCGCTCGATATTCGTCATGACAACGAGCGGACTTTGTCTTGGTTTTGCGATTATTTATTCCAGGAATACGAGGATATCGCTAACCGGAGAGGACTGGCGCTCGAAGTTACGCCTTGGTTGGCGACGACGCCGGTTCCCATGAGCCGTCCGCTCACGGAACGAATCGAACAAATATGCGGCCGCTTGTCGTTGAATCACAGGAGAATGTTCAGCGGCGCCGGTCACGATGCGCAGTTATTTGCCGGTCTTTGTCCAACGGCGATGATCTTCGTTCCGAGCAAAGCGGGGATCAGCCATTCGCCCGAAGAATTTACCGCGCCGGAACAGCTCGCGGACGGGGTTTCGGTGCTAACCGCTCTGCTACATGAATTGGCTTACGAGGAGCATGAGAGATGA
- the uraH gene encoding hydroxyisourate hydrolase has protein sequence MGASGRITTHVLDISHGKPASGMIVRLWKRESGSTTLELLKEDRINSDGRLDAPLLEGKNMATGEYELSFDMGSYFKEVRDMESLLFEIIPIRFRVADENSHYHVPLLVAPGGYSTYRGS, from the coding sequence ATGGGAGCTTCCGGCCGAATTACGACGCACGTGCTGGATATTTCCCATGGCAAGCCGGCTTCGGGAATGATCGTTCGGCTCTGGAAGCGGGAAAGCGGATCGACGACGCTTGAGCTGTTGAAAGAAGACCGGATCAATTCGGATGGACGTCTGGACGCGCCGTTGCTTGAAGGGAAAAACATGGCAACCGGCGAATACGAGCTTTCGTTCGATATGGGCAGTTATTTCAAAGAGGTTCGCGATATGGAGTCGCTATTGTTCGAGATTATTCCGATCCGATTCCGGGTGGCGGACGAGAATAGCCATTATCATGTTCCGTTGCTTGTCGCCCCTGGGGGATACAGCACCTACAGAGGGAGTTAG
- the pucL gene encoding factor-independent urate hydroxylase — protein MRKLQNGRTLYYGKGDVLTYRTYAAPLNVEMIEESSYRGNENVIFAHNIKFSVSGESLLTSFTEGDNSRVVATDSMKNFILGQSVLYEGNTTEGLLSFLGERFLAKYAHITGIDIEATRIPFGQVTVKGDRGFANSDLVYRAMHNETSHARLELVRVSEGSAVNAMRSGLNDLQLIKVSGSSFFGFIRDEYTTLPESYDRPLFIFLNIDWSYTHHSDAIGGSGYVAAEQVRDIAHHVFHEYKTPSIQYLLYRIGLRILGRFPQLEEVFFESNNRTWETFVEPKGFGQAAVYTEPRPPYGFQGFTMTRGDLAEAGND, from the coding sequence ATGCGGAAGCTGCAGAACGGTCGAACGCTTTACTATGGCAAGGGGGACGTCTTGACTTATCGAACGTACGCCGCCCCGTTAAACGTGGAAATGATCGAGGAATCTTCGTATCGCGGTAACGAAAACGTCATTTTCGCACATAATATCAAGTTCTCCGTAAGCGGTGAATCGCTATTGACTTCTTTTACGGAGGGGGACAACAGTCGAGTTGTCGCGACCGATTCGATGAAAAACTTCATTCTCGGGCAAAGCGTTTTATACGAAGGAAACACGACCGAAGGGCTGCTAAGCTTTCTAGGAGAGAGGTTTCTCGCGAAATACGCGCATATTACGGGAATCGATATCGAGGCAACGCGAATTCCGTTCGGCCAAGTCACCGTGAAGGGGGATCGCGGTTTCGCAAACAGCGACCTCGTATACAGGGCAATGCACAATGAGACATCGCATGCGAGGCTTGAGCTTGTTCGCGTATCGGAGGGATCGGCGGTCAATGCGATGCGGAGCGGATTAAACGACTTGCAACTCATTAAAGTAAGCGGAAGTTCCTTTTTCGGTTTTATTCGCGACGAATACACGACTTTGCCGGAAAGCTACGATCGGCCGCTATTTATTTTTCTGAATATCGATTGGAGCTATACTCATCACTCCGATGCTATAGGCGGGAGCGGGTACGTCGCAGCGGAACAAGTACGCGATATCGCACACCATGTGTTTCATGAATATAAGACGCCGTCGATTCAGTATTTGCTTTATCGGATCGGCTTGCGGATACTCGGCCGATTTCCGCAATTGGAGGAAGTTTTCTTCGAATCCAACAACCGGACATGGGAAACGTTCGTTGAGCCTAAGGGATTTGGACAAGCGGCAGTTTACACCGAGCCTCGTCCGCCGTACGGTTTCCAAGGATTCACGATGACGCGCGGCGATCTGGCGGAAGCGGGGAACGACTAA
- the uraD gene encoding 2-oxo-4-hydroxy-4-carboxy-5-ureidoimidazoline decarboxylase → MRTKLAIPMLVVSKMSREQFTEVLGGIFENAPWVAESAWEQRPFKTRKQLHDAMLGVIARAPEEQITALFRGHPDLATRLEVTEYSAAEQQGAGLSQLTQDEYEIFAALNREYTDKFGFPFIMAVKGKGKNEIRMAMKIRVHHSEAEERETALGEIGKITGFRLEQLLEA, encoded by the coding sequence ATGAGAACAAAGTTAGCCATTCCGATGCTGGTCGTTAGCAAAATGAGTCGGGAGCAATTTACCGAAGTGTTGGGCGGCATTTTCGAGAACGCACCATGGGTAGCGGAAAGCGCATGGGAGCAACGGCCATTCAAGACGCGCAAACAGTTGCACGATGCGATGTTGGGAGTCATTGCTCGCGCTCCGGAAGAGCAAATTACCGCTTTGTTCCGGGGACATCCCGATCTGGCAACGAGGTTGGAAGTGACTGAATATTCCGCGGCGGAACAGCAAGGCGCCGGCCTCAGCCAATTAACCCAAGACGAATATGAAATATTCGCAGCGCTTAACCGCGAATATACGGATAAATTCGGATTCCCTTTTATTATGGCGGTCAAAGGGAAGGGAAAGAACGAGATTAGGATGGCGATGAAAATTCGCGTCCATCATTCGGAAGCGGAGGAAAGGGAGACGGCGTTAGGGGAAATCGGGAAAATTACCGGTTTCCGCCTGGAACAACTGCTGGAAGCTTAA
- a CDS encoding (2Fe-2S)-binding protein, with product MMNRGLAEMRSEKGISCEINGQIIKLEVPPSRKLLSILRDDLVMTGTKISCEIGRCGACMVLIDGEPTNACLTMAYQCEGKRITTIEGLSVDEIDPIQRCFLEEGGYQCGYCTPGMIISVKALLTRNPDPSQEEMTEALSGNLCRCTGYGGIIRSVRKAALLGRDTS from the coding sequence ATGATGAACAGGGGATTGGCGGAGATGCGTTCGGAAAAAGGGATTTCGTGCGAGATTAACGGGCAAATCATTAAGTTAGAAGTTCCTCCCTCGAGAAAGTTGTTATCGATATTGCGAGATGACCTAGTAATGACGGGAACGAAAATTTCTTGCGAAATCGGGCGTTGCGGAGCTTGTATGGTATTGATCGACGGCGAGCCGACGAATGCCTGCTTGACGATGGCCTACCAGTGCGAGGGGAAGCGGATAACGACGATCGAAGGGTTAAGCGTCGACGAGATCGACCCGATTCAGCGGTGTTTTCTCGAGGAAGGCGGTTATCAATGCGGTTATTGCACTCCGGGAATGATTATATCGGTTAAAGCGTTGCTAACCCGTAATCCGGATCCAAGCCAGGAAGAAATGACGGAGGCGCTATCGGGTAACCTATGCAGATGCACTGGCTACGGGGGGATTATTCGTTCCGTTCGCAAAGCCGCATTACTAGGGAGGGATACTTCATGA
- the pucD gene encoding xanthine dehydrogenase subunit D has product MALSRSSSGERWRIRPDGTEKVTGKLAYLTDMSREGMLIGKVLRSPHPHAGIVSIHTDKARKIPGVRAVITHSDIPGMNGFGIVNPDQPVFCEDRVRYIGDAIAAVAAETPEIAQLALDNIEVHYVPLPVVDDPVKAQTKQAPKLHPGGNVLHRNQYGHGNVEMSFAKCAHIVEETYSTPRQMHTYMETEGGLFIPEEGGRLTVYSPTQHGYKDRMQLARILALPEFNIRVISSPIGGSFGGKDELNVQPYGALLALVTGKPVKIHNSRAESVRSGLKRHPMTIRMKTGVDANGAILAHQVDIVADTGAYATLGAEVLNFAIEHVTGPYLYESVAVEGVSVYTNNGVSGEFRGFGGNQAIFALEGQMDRLAARLGIDPWVFRARNMRKPKDPGPVGQAIVPTDGADQVWQSLAGSELWLNRHHQPSREPWIRSGTGAAFVMHGSGLGFGIPDPAGGMLALSDDGKIEAIFGYEEFGQGLIATLELMMIEQFGFGAEDLRIVIGDTDLVLHGGSSTASRATSMMWKSLQKLRQPFLNRLLEEASRVLALPADQLKVGIGGIRDRTSDELLLPYPRLAGEASEEIRFLTHFPFPTSPTKRIGAHYLYTYSAVAVQVEVNALTGRVKLLKQYHAVAAGPVMNPQGYLGQIEGGSGMAVGFALMEDAVMEGGHYLTKNLDSYLVPTWTDLMGDVEVHAIEELPEEDDHGPRGVGEIGSVGVAPAIAAAVFDATGIRINKLPINPELLQELPEFLREEANSE; this is encoded by the coding sequence ATGGCGCTAAGTCGATCGTCTAGCGGGGAGAGATGGCGGATTAGGCCGGACGGCACGGAGAAGGTGACCGGTAAACTGGCTTACCTGACGGACATGTCGAGAGAAGGAATGTTGATCGGCAAGGTGTTGCGCAGTCCTCATCCGCACGCCGGAATCGTATCGATTCACACGGATAAGGCGAGGAAGATTCCGGGAGTACGGGCGGTTATCACGCATTCGGACATCCCGGGCATGAACGGATTCGGAATTGTTAACCCCGACCAGCCGGTATTTTGCGAGGATAGGGTTCGTTATATCGGCGACGCTATCGCCGCGGTCGCAGCCGAAACGCCGGAGATTGCGCAGCTTGCGTTAGATAACATCGAGGTGCATTACGTTCCTCTTCCCGTCGTCGACGATCCGGTCAAAGCGCAAACCAAGCAAGCGCCCAAGCTGCATCCGGGAGGCAACGTCCTTCACCGGAATCAATACGGACACGGCAACGTGGAGATGAGCTTCGCGAAATGCGCGCATATCGTGGAAGAAACCTATTCGACTCCGAGGCAAATGCATACCTACATGGAGACGGAGGGAGGCTTGTTCATTCCCGAGGAAGGCGGCAGATTAACGGTTTATTCCCCGACTCAGCATGGTTATAAAGATCGAATGCAATTGGCGAGGATATTGGCCTTGCCGGAGTTCAACATCCGGGTGATCTCAAGTCCTATAGGAGGCTCCTTCGGAGGCAAAGACGAGTTAAACGTGCAACCGTACGGGGCATTGCTCGCGTTGGTAACGGGGAAACCGGTGAAGATCCACAACTCGCGCGCGGAGTCCGTACGTTCGGGGTTGAAGCGGCACCCGATGACGATCAGGATGAAAACCGGCGTTGACGCGAATGGCGCAATTCTAGCCCATCAGGTCGATATCGTCGCGGATACGGGAGCTTATGCAACGCTTGGCGCCGAAGTGCTCAACTTCGCGATCGAACACGTTACCGGACCGTACCTGTACGAATCCGTGGCCGTCGAAGGCGTATCCGTCTACACGAATAACGGAGTGTCCGGCGAATTCCGAGGCTTCGGAGGGAATCAGGCAATATTCGCATTGGAGGGTCAGATGGATCGGTTGGCTGCTAGGCTCGGGATCGATCCTTGGGTATTTCGAGCAAGAAACATGCGCAAGCCGAAAGACCCGGGGCCGGTCGGACAGGCGATCGTACCTACGGACGGAGCGGATCAAGTGTGGCAATCGCTTGCCGGGAGCGAATTGTGGTTAAACCGTCATCATCAACCCTCAAGAGAGCCATGGATTCGCAGTGGGACGGGAGCCGCATTCGTCATGCATGGTTCGGGTCTTGGCTTCGGGATTCCCGATCCAGCCGGCGGAATGCTGGCGTTGTCCGATGACGGCAAAATCGAAGCGATCTTCGGTTACGAGGAGTTCGGGCAAGGGTTGATCGCGACGCTGGAACTGATGATGATCGAACAATTCGGATTCGGCGCCGAAGATCTGCGAATCGTTATCGGGGATACGGATCTCGTTCTGCATGGAGGATCGAGTACGGCATCCCGGGCAACCAGCATGATGTGGAAGTCGCTGCAGAAGCTTCGCCAGCCTTTCTTGAACCGACTGCTCGAAGAGGCATCGAGGGTACTCGCGTTACCCGCGGATCAACTGAAAGTCGGAATCGGCGGGATTCGGGATCGTACCTCGGATGAATTGTTGCTTCCTTATCCCCGGCTAGCCGGGGAAGCATCGGAAGAGATTCGGTTTCTCACGCATTTTCCGTTTCCGACATCGCCGACTAAACGTATCGGCGCGCACTATTTATACACGTATTCGGCTGTTGCCGTTCAAGTGGAAGTTAACGCGCTAACCGGCAGGGTAAAGCTGTTGAAGCAGTACCATGCGGTAGCGGCTGGGCCGGTCATGAATCCTCAAGGTTATTTGGGTCAGATCGAAGGCGGTAGCGGAATGGCCGTCGGTTTCGCGCTGATGGAAGACGCCGTAATGGAGGGAGGTCATTATTTAACGAAAAATCTGGACTCGTATTTGGTGCCGACATGGACCGATCTGATGGGGGATGTCGAGGTTCATGCGATCGAGGAGCTTCCGGAAGAGGACGATCATGGGCCTAGAGGCGTAGGGGAAATCGGTTCGGTCGGCGTTGCGCCCGCGATCGCGGCAGCGGTATTCGATGCTACTGGCATAAGAATAAATAAACTGCCCATAAATCCCGAGTTGTTGCAGGAACTCCCCGAGTTTCTAAGAGAGGAGGCGAACAGCGAATGA